A single Oncorhynchus kisutch isolate 150728-3 linkage group LG19, Okis_V2, whole genome shotgun sequence DNA region contains:
- the LOC109864447 gene encoding neuronal acetylcholine receptor subunit alpha-9-II, with protein sequence MRKMVPVVCFATMLLQVAHSAQGRYAQQLLTDLMENYSNALRPVEDTDKALNVTLQITLSQIKDMDERNQVLIAYLWIRQTWHDAYLRWNKEDYDGLEVIRIPSSLVWRPDLVLYNKADDDFSGPLDTNVVLRYNGEITWDAPAITKSSCVVDVSYFPFDSQECNLTFGSWTYNGNQVDIAMGMDSGDLSDFVENVEWECHGMPATKNVIMYGCCSDPYPDITYTVLLQRRSSFYIFNLLLPCFLISFLAPLGFYLPADSGEKVSLGVTVLLALTVFQLMVAESMPPSESVPLIGKYYIATMTMITASTALTIFIMNIHFCGAEAKPVPHWAKVLIIDYMSKIFFVYEVGENCATATSSSSSSSSSSHFGQDDVHQPNFSPHRQANGKPGGNSGRENQYRHKHPRPQTPGPQRHPKPRHQHHITRDEKNHLSSSKYEGFESNRNLPLGDCCKEAPPCCPEDEKTAVVAAAVASVTFGPCVFCSHGSSLPGVDSKLVRNVEYIANCFREQRATCAKGAEWKRVAKVMDRFFMWIFFIMVFLMSILIIGKAP encoded by the exons ATGCGGAAGATGGTTCCAGTTGTGTGCTTTGCGACGATGTTGCTCCAGG TGGCTCACTCGGCTCAGGGCCGGTACGCTCAACAGCTGCTCACCGACCTGATGGAGAACTACTCAAACGCCCTGCGGCCGGTGGAGGACACAGACAAAGCCCTGAACGTCACCCTGCAGATCACTCTCTCCCAGATCAAAGACATG gaTGAGAGGAACCAGGTATTGATAGCGTACCTGTGGATCCGTCAGACGTGGCACGATGCCTACCTGAGGTGGAACAAGGAGGACTACGATGGCCTGGAGGTCATACGGATCCCCAGCAGCCTGGTGTGGAGGCCTGACCTCGTCCTCTATAACAA GGCGGATGATGACTTCTCAGGGCCGCTAGACACGAACGTGGTGCTGCGCTATAATGGGGAGATTACATGGGATGCTCCGGCCATCACCAAGAGCTCCTGTGTGGTGGACGTGTCCTACTTCCCCTTCGACAGCCAGGAGTGCAACCTCACCTTCGGCTCCTGGACATACAACGGCAACCAG GTTGACATCGCCATGGGCATGGACAGCGGGGACCTGTCTGATTTCGTGGAGAACGTTGAATGGGAATGCCACGGCATGCCGGCCACCAAGAACGTCATTATGTACGGCTGCTGCTCCGACCCCTACCCTGACATCACCTACACCGTCCTGCTCCAGCGCCGCTCCTCCTTCTACATCTTTAACCTTCTCCTGCCTTGCTTCCTCATCTCCTTCCTGGCTCCGCTGGGCTTCTACCTGCCGGCTGACTCTGGGGAGAAGGTGTCCCTGGGGGTCACTGTGCTGCTGGCCCTGACTGTCTTCCAGCTCATGGTGGCCGAGAGTATGCCGCCGTCTGAGAGTGTGCCGCTTATTG GAAAGTACTACATCGCTACCATGACGATGATCACAGCCTCCACGGCTCTCACCATCTTCATCATGAACATCCACTTCTGTGGGGCCGAGGCCAAACCCGTCCCCCACTGGGCCAAAGTCCTCATCATCGACTACATGTCTAAGATCTTCTTTGTCTACGAGGTGGGAGAGAACTGTGCCACtgccacctcttcctcctcctcctcctcttcctcatcacatTTTGGCCAGGACGATGTCCACCAACCCAACTTCAGCCCCCACCGCCAGGCCAATGGGAAGCCGGGGGGCAACAGCGGGCGAGAGAACCAGTACCGCCACAAACACCCCAGACCCCAGACTCCTGGACCTCAACGTCACCCCAAGCCCCGACACCAACACCACATCACCAGAGACGAGAAGAACCATCTCTCCAGCTCCAAATACGAGGGCTTTGAGTCCAACAGGAACCTCCCCCTGGGGGACTGCTGCAAGGAGGCTCCGCCCTGCTGTCCGGAGGATGAAAAGACAGCCGTGGTCGCTGCTGCGGTGGCCTCAGTAACCTTTGGCCCCTGTGTGTTCTGTAGTCACGGCAGCAGCTTACCCGGGGTGGACTCCAAGCTGGTGCGGAACGTGGAGTACATTGCCAACTGCTTCCGGGAGCAGAGGGCCACCTGCGCCAAGGGGGCGGAGTGGAAGAGGGTTGCCAAGGTGATGGACAGGTTCTTCATGTGGATCTTTTTCATTATGGTCTTCCTCATGAGCATTCTGATCATCGGCAAGGCACCATGA